The Maylandia zebra isolate NMK-2024a linkage group LG4, Mzebra_GT3a, whole genome shotgun sequence genome segment ACCTGTCTAAACTGATCCcgagctgtgttttgtttttggactttttcataaaccacagtttgtttgtttgaaaggGAGAGTGTTTGTTAGTTGAACAacagatacaggaggaacaaggTGGTTTTTGTCCTGTTCGCAGACCACTGAACCAGCTCTTTATCCCCTCAATGATATTTGAGAGTGTGTGGAAAAGGCATTGGAGTGTCCCATGGGGGATGCttcgggagtatggggtgtccgGTCCATTGTTATTAGCCATTCAGTCCTTGTTACGGGAGCTTTGTCCACATTACCGGTGTTATGCCAAGAAATGAtcgtctgccaaaaactgatttccggtatttgccaaaaactggttgctcgtatttaaactgctataaataACTTGTTGGTCTATAATATGTGAGACATATGtcaaatatatgtatgtatgaatGATATCAGGTCATCTTGAACCACAAACAGCATTCttgtaacaaggtagaagccgtaatcagtttttggcagtgacttttatatatcctttatttatccagttaaaaatgtgttttttaagagCAATCTGGCCAAGAGGACAGAAGATATTGCAACAAATATAACAACAGTtctgtaaacatattttaagtGGACAAAAAGGACcagattggttataatgtaagtacaataacacagagttataaagatacttgaaaaacatgtaatttttacattttgtatataacccctttgtaaacCCTCTTCACTGAAGTCTATTTACCAACATACACAAAGAGATTACACATAAAAACCAGGAAGCACTGGAAATCAGGTTTTGGTAGGCGATCACTTTCTGGCACAACACTGGCAACAATTCGGACTAATTTCCGGTGGGTGCTGGACTCTTCCAGGACTCTTCCAGAGCAACTTTTTTATGTTAAGGGAATTTTCTCTGTCTGGGAACCGATTAATTGCAATATTGTCAGAAAAATTTTTGATGTCTGGGAACCTTTTTCGGAAATACTGTCACATCAGATTAGTTTAaaaaccaatttaaaaaaaaaccttttcctGGTTTCTTATCCTTTATCAGGTTGGAATCTTGTTTGGATCAGCCCACGGACTCAGTTACTTGTGAAGTCGTCACGTATACAGCGTCACCGCTACCTAGTAAGGTTACAAGTCTAAAAAGATCTGAGTTAAAGCTGGTATGTTGTACATTCTTGTACATGCTGTTTCTTGTTGTCTTCAAGAGAAACATTATGATGCTGACACCACTGAACCAATCACCTGCGGTCTTGAATCAATGGAGGATCTGTTGTCGTGGACAAGAAGTAAGGCAAACCCCTTCAGTGTGGCAGTTGTCCCCTTGGCACCTAGAGAGCCTCCTCTGGACCGTTGTCTGCGACGGACCTTGGTGTCTCATGACATGATGGGTGGCTACCTTGATGACAGGTATGAAGCGAGTGAGCCATGCCAACATGTGATACGCACTTTCTTTGTCTATGCTTCACGTTTCTGAATCATAAGATTCAGCACGGTGATTTCTGGCTAATCTTGCTGACAGACCTTAATGTGACACCTTGCGATATGATCACAGAGCACCCAAACCTTGTGCATGCTGACCTTATAAAAAGGGTTAAAGCCACTGGGGTAAAGGGTACAGCTAAAATTGTTGCCTTGGCAAATATCTATATTTAATTAGCTTGTTGAAATACAAAACTGTAATTAAAGTCAGATATTTGTCTGTCTTAATAATAGGGTGTGATAGTTTTCTTCGTATTTTAACATAGACTATCAATACAGCAGTTTACTATGGTGCTTTAAATAATAACCTTCTTCTGTCCGTGCATGTTAAGCACAAAAATgatatgtgtgggtgtgttatGGTGTTAAATCCTGATTGTTTGGTACTCTTACACAAGGACCACGCTGAATCAGCAGTCCTTGTATATTAGTCCTTTTCCATATAACCACTTTCAGTGGCATTTTTGCGTCATTTACCCTAACACCTGCAATCATGCTCAATGCTGATCGATTCTATACATGAACAAAAGCTATGTTTATGAGAGCCCTAGAAAACAAAGTGTCTTTCGCAATATATCAGCAGGCCTACGGTCAAAGTGGCATATTTTTACAATAATAATGAGCTGCAGCCAAAACAGCCGCGTGCGTGACAGGAAACAGGCCATGGAGCAGCCGAATAATTAAATTTGTGAGCTAGCGTTTGTGACGGGGAAGGCTAATACATCGACAGTAGCTGCTTCTGTCTCAGTGCAGACGGtcagaaaacatgcaaacaggtGATACAgagctgtttttgtcttttttatcttaccaacaatttttttttgaaaGCATAATTTCTTTGTGGCTTTAGTtagcatagtgtgtgtgtgtgtgtgtgtgtgtgtgtgtgtgtgcgtgtgcgtgcgtgcgtaaGCGACTGCAACAATATTGGACATATTCTCCTCTTATCATCTTTGCCACAAATAGTTCTTTAATTTACTTTGAAAAGATTTGGTCAACACAACTAATCCCCTGCCTTTGATTTAATAACTAAAGGGTCCACCCTAAAACCAGTGTattatattaaaatctgtaattaTTCATTCTGAATTATTCTTAGACACTGCACCAGGTCATCCAACTGATTAGCTTCTAACTGGCTGCAGGCTGCCGCTCTGCCCAGTTCTGAGATCCATCAAGGGCCAGCCCACAAACTATGCCTTAGACCATGGTATAGCTACTTAAGAAAACTGCAGCAAACGGCAGTTTTGTATGCATGACAGTTTTTAGTGAGGCTCCATGCCGTAAAATAACCTTAAAACGCGTAGAGTTTCATTActactttaaattattttagatctgattgacacattttcttcctCTGGAGAAAAGATGTCAGGTCACTTGTTCCCAGCTAGAAGAAAATTCGAAATGCTTGTAAATCCCAACACACATCCAGTTACAACCAACTACATGTACTGtaaatgctacagtttgatacACCTTACCTAGAACAGCCTAAACTTGTGGCTTAAGCTTTTATTTCTTTGGTTTAAGTTCATGGAGATGTTGTTACAGTCACACTGTTGTACTGGTCTCACACAGGCTTTCTTCTGTTTCCCCTCTAAGGTTTGTTCAGGGCACAAATGCAGAGGCTCCATATGCTTTCTACCACTGGCAGTACATTGatatttttaactacttttcaCACCACCTGGTAACTATTCCTCCGGCTGTGTGGaccaatgctgcacacaaacatggagTCATCGTTATTGGTGAGCAGAAAGTCTCAATAAAGCAGAACCAGACCCAGTTTAGTACGTCTGAAATAGCATCATAAATTTTAAATGTAGGATATACTAAAAGAAAAGGAGTATGTTGGCAGAAAGAGAAATGGTATCTTTTCTTGTCTTGAAATGTTAAACTGCTGTGGTCTACAGGGACTTTCATCACAGAGTGGATAAATGGAGCTGCGATGTGTGAAGACTTCCTGAAAGATGAGGAGTCGTACCGGAGAGTAGCTGATAAACTTGTCCAGATTAGCCACTGTTTTGGCTTTGACGGCTGGCTCATTAACATAGAGAACAAGCTCAGTGTGAGTAAAGCTTCTGTGCTCACCtctaaaacaaaatgtttagGAAATACAGCCAATTTTTTAATCCATCTCCCAACCGGCACCAAGTTTTACCCCTAGTCAGCTCTTCCAGCTCATCCAGGGTACTCACAGGTGTTTTCCAAGCTAGCTAAGAGATATAATCCCTTCAGTGTGTCCTGTGTTTATTGTGGGGTTTCCTCGCAACACCTCATTTAGGAGGCATTGTAGACAGATGCCCGAATCACCTAAATTGGGTTATTtagatgtggaggagcagcagctccacTCCAAGTTCCTTCCTAATGACCAAACTTGTCATCCTATCTTGAACGGAGAGCTCAGCCACacttcagaggaagctcatttctgctgcttgtgcCCTCATTTATGAACAAGACCCTCAGGTACATAAACTCCTGCACTTGATCAAGAATTTACCATAGCTTGGAATGGCATGGATTAGGAGGCAGTCAGGGACAGAGTTCCTGATGATTACAAAGCCAACATATTGGGTGCCAGTGTAGCTGACATAATGAAcctgtgtttacagtttttctcaaatgttaaaacacaaaagccaatcctgtaacccaaatgaccagtagtctaaacacatttactaaatgtagccaccatattccagtaccataaacacatgtcacatgaagacacaattcacaaaacacaaccctctgtactcataaatctaaacacatttttccttgctaaaacacatgttgcaaaacaactctgctcatatcCTCAAATGAAAGCCCATGTGATGCAAAATGCTTGCCACAGTCACCAATCTTTGAACACAGGGAACACACCTGGCGTCATTCACTACACACAATGACTCAAAATTGAAGACACTTGTTGCTAATGCTGTACCCACATGTAAAAGCAAGTTCAGAGTGCACAGTATGCTGAAGgttccaaacaaacacaatggatgaaggcagagtcaggggaagaggaatttgatgcagaggagggagaagagctggccctggaagaagaggagcaggccaatgaggaagaggagttcaaatgagaggaggaagaggagcgaccaacgaggaagaggagaaggccaacatgggagaggagaaggtccaggagggagagcaagacaaCCTCGCACCATCATTACGGACGAGATGCGAGCAACAGCTCAGCGACATGATGCCGCACAGtgattgtggtgtgtgtgtggtgtgaataacgtaaataaaaaaacttcacaccctgttcatgttttcaagattactgttgtgtgcaatagattctgtttttgcattgagttgtgttacagtagtgtacgtacatgcaggattttctatagatttatactactcatatgaaactcacaaatctaaatgcctaatcctctgcagagatctacgacgatccgttactgtatagtttctaaaatatgcattggcagttatgaaacaaagaaccttctcacaaattgagcgttgtgttttcaattgttttgctgtagtgtgtaatgctgtgtattgtgtttacagttttgacagcttcgagctgctctcttggtgtgggagtttgagttttgcagtgggaaggtgtggttgtgtttatgtagctttagagaagggtgttgtgtttggacattgggggacctggtggtaacgtttgtgacatgtgttttagcatttgagaaaaactgtaatgcaGTGGCAGGTTTGACTTCAACCGGATGCCATTTGTTCCATCTTcccgctctctctgtctccagtTTCTATTCTTAACTatctaaaaaaggaaaaaagcctaaatttttttctgtttatttttttaataacacttaaaaaaataaactggacTGAGACGAATAAGTCATCTTTTACACAATACTTAATTGTATGTTGTAAATCTTAATGTACCGTTTTCCCAGAAATGGCAGCACCCTCTACATCTTTGTCAGTAGATGTAGAGGGGAAGGATTACAGACAGCTTTTATGCAATCTTATTGAAAACCTATTAAATCACTGAAAAAGCcacagaagcaaaaacaaatccTACATCTGTCATTAATAACAGGCTGTGAGTATTTAGCTTTTACTCTACCATCTATTGGAGCAGATCAAAGAAATGATTTAATCAGAAACAGCGGTCCCTCGTTTATGGCAGGAGTTACATTCTAAAAATAACtcgcgataggtgaaatccacAAAGTAGTCAGCTTTATTTTCTACAATTATTAGagatgttttaatgtaaaacccctcactactcACTATATACACTTTTtttcagacaggcatgaacattttcacacttttctctcttgtttaaagaCTCTTAAAGTTCAAACcgttgtagaaaaataagtccagtagtATAAAACGTTTCGTTGACATTGccgtgtttgttggggagaaaacgtacaaacacacagtgcagcacttcagagtcacactgctagcaattgaagatttatgtaaatttgacaagctgaacgcattcttTACTGGACAGGAGACACGACacgattgacaatggtctacagccaatcagcatGCAGAACACAATTCgctgtgtattttaaaaaaaaaaagcatgcaaaattgcacaaaaaaatctgcaaaacagCGAGGCCGTGAAAGGTGAACCGTGCTAtagcgagggaccgctgtaCTACTGATGTGTGCTTTGATTTGTGCTTACCTTTTGGGAAAAAGTAAACCGATTGCATGACAGTGTCAGTCTTTGCAGCTGTAGCAGATGGATCATGTGTGCTGCTCTCTGCTTACAGGAGGTTGCAGTGCGAAATGTGCCGCTGTTCCTGCGCTATCTGACAGACCAGATGCACGAGagagtgtccggcagccttgtgCTGTGGTACGACAGTGTACTTGACAATGGAGAGCTAAAATGGCAGAATGAGCTCAACCAGTCCAACaggtagattaaaaaaaaacaaaacgtgttTCCTTTATAGCATCTGATCAAAAACAAAGACTGAAAAAGAGAACTTTGGTCCACAGAAGTGTGTCAGACCTTTTAGATCACGATTGCTTCTAGCCTGTCAGTTCCTGGCAAACAGTTATGTATCCGTGTCAATATCTCCATACCAGGGTGTTTTTTGATGCTTGCGATGGCCTCTTTACCAACTACAACTGGAAGGAGGAGAACCTAGTGGAGATGAAGAACCTGGCGCTCCAAGACCGCCAAGCTGACATCTATGTTGGAGTGGATGTGTTTGCTCGAGGAGAGGTAGTAGGAGGAATGTTTGAGACAAATAAGGTAAGAAACTGTGAATTGTGTTTACCAGCTTGTGCTTGTACCGTGCAGCGTCTGATTTTGGTTGTCTGCAGGCGCTGGAGATCATTCGAAGGCACAACTTCTCTGTAGCCATCTTTGCTCCTGGCTGGGTATACGAGACTCATGAGGATAAGAGTGAATTCCGCAAGAATCAAGACAAGTGAGACTAGTGCAACATCTACTCTGTGAAAAAATCAGACTGTATTTATAGATGGGTGTAGGCACCATAAGTTGAAGGCTTTAGCCATCACTGTCTTGTTTTTTAACAGTAAGCAGCAGAAGTGAGATTGTGCACTGAGAGGCTAGTAACTTCTCACTTGTCAGTCCTTTTGGGCTCTAATGAGAACCATAATAGGGGGAGGAAGCTGAGAGCCTTTTTCACATTCAGACTTACAATCACTCCTTGCTGGCTGTTGGAGTAAATGCTAAGTTAAGGTTCTTGTGCATTTGCAACACTTCTGAGAACTGGACACAGCATCCATCTTTCAAATATAGACAATATGTGGGGCATGTTAGTCAGTGTAAAGACTGAGATGTCTGTCCTCTGTGCAGGTTCTGGGCTCTTCTGTCAAACTACCTGTACATCCACCGACTAGCCTCACCGCTCCCCTTCGTCTCCTCCTTCTGCCAGGGCTTTGGGAATGCCGTCTACTGGCAAGGACAGGTACTGAAGTAAAGcgttatttatgtattacactGCTTCATGTATTACCTTTGCATTACTCCCTGTGTAAATGCCAATAACAATATGACACTAAACTTTCTTTTGCTCACATTTTATTtagaaagcactttaaaatacccagcacaggaccaaagtgctgtacagaaaataagttaaaaacaatagaataacagaagacagcaaaaataaataaaacacataatacataaaaattaaaacagccctatattaaaaaacaagataaaacagcataGAATCaactaaaaacaactaaaataacactaaaaataaaaaccaaaatctCACGTGGTGTCAAAGGCCAGGGTGAAGAGGTGGGTTTCCAGGAGTGATTTAAAAACAGGTAGAGAAGAAGCCTGTCTGCTCTCTGAAGGGAGATCGTTCCATAGGTTGGCGCACGATCTCCTCTATGCTCAGCCCTGGGTACAttcaggagcagctgatcagctgacctgagagagcgggtgggtgtataaggctgtagcagctcagagagataagatggggtTAGGCTATGGAGggctttaaaagcaaataaaagaattttaaaatgaatcctaaaagaAATGCTCCTACATACTTGCACATATTTCTATCCTAATAAGGAAAACTTCCATAAGATATTTCTTTGAAGTTTTACCACAAAACTCACGGCAAAGTCAAAAACAGCCCTGGAGCAGTTTACAGGGCTGACAGTGATCTGAGTACACTTGGAACAAGGTGTGATTCTAAAAGCTGTTGCAtcacttcttttgttttgttttcaatcCCAGTCAAGTTTCATCTGCTTGGCTAGTGTGAAGGGGTGTGCTAACTTTGTGTTAGCGTCATAGATTGTGTAGAAAAGGGTTGATTTCTGAGGTGTTGTATAGCTTTGATGTACACTCCTTAAGTTGCTTTGCCATTGCTGTCCCGTCTCCCATTCTTCTAAACAGAGCTTTTcctcacaaacagaaggtttgaacagcaggtgggtggtcTTCTGTACTTACAGAGAGCTTTGTGACTCAGATGGCCTTATTTAGGGTGTCCCCCTCTGGTAATGATCTCACTGACATCACTATAGAGATAGAATAGAAGAAACTGTCTGAAGCCAAGACCAAGCTGAAGCCTGTGCTTTTGGATCAGAGGGCTTACTCGTGTAATATGAGTATTCACTGTTGTACTGGTAACAGTGAATactgtcctttttcttttttatgtaaaGGAAAGACAAtttacataaaaaagaaaaaggacagtATTCACTGTTACCAGTACAACAGTGAATACTCATATTacactttacatttttttatgtaaAGGAAAGACAAttctcctccttgaatcgctaccttatcgtggtggaggggtttgtgtgtcccagggatcccaggggctatgttgtctgggggcttttgccccctggtagggtctcccatggcaaattggtcctgggtgagggaccagacaaagagcgattcagaagacccttatgaaaagaatatcgagggaacagtttaccctgcccgggatagggttaccggggccccgccctggagccaggcccggggagggtgcctgAGGGCGAgcatctggtggccgggccttagtccatggggcccggccgggcacagcccgaagaggagacatgggcccatcctcccgcaggcccaccacccgcaggaggcgccataggggtcgggtgcattgtgtgccgggtggcggccaggagcggaggccctggcggactgacccccggctgccaagactggcaatagggacatggaatgtcacctctctggtggggaaggagcctgagttagtgcgtgaggttgagaggtaccggctagatatagtcgggctcacctctacgcatggcttgggctctggaaccagtctcctggagaggggctggactctgtctcagtctggagttgcccctggtgagaggcggcgggctggggtgggtatcctaatatcccctcggcttgctgccggtacgttggggtttttcccggtggacgagagggtttgttccctgcgccttagggtcggggaacgggtcctgactgtcatctgcgct includes the following:
- the engase gene encoding cytosolic endo-beta-N-acetylglucosaminidase; translation: MASSGEEIQLPLRRKRKNGEESDGVAGKRLESCLDQPTDSVTCEVVTYTASPLPKKHYDADTTEPITCGLESMEDLLSWTRSKANPFSVAVVPLAPREPPLDRCLRRTLVSHDMMGGYLDDRFVQGTNAEAPYAFYHWQYIDIFNYFSHHLVTIPPAVWTNAAHKHGVIVIGTFITEWINGAAMCEDFLKDEESYRRVADKLVQISHCFGFDGWLINIENKLSEVAVRNVPLFLRYLTDQMHERVSGSLVLWYDSVLDNGELKWQNELNQSNRVFFDACDGLFTNYNWKEENLVEMKNLALQDRQADIYVGVDVFARGEVVGGMFETNKALEIIRRHNFSVAIFAPGWVYETHEDKSEFRKNQDKFWALLSNYLYIHRLASPLPFVSSFCQGFGNAVYWQGQHETNSSWFNLTAQEIQPLYYHQTLGGLGWLRSSGCPKDAWNGSCSLLLDGLIPASHTTPVCAKIFSIHVPLPSSTLVSLIYKASPEIAVSLELKTTDASQCTHVDVQEIQLNSVSPEVLDDEHQLVNKFTQLCGNLNHNGWTMRCSQLELHCCTLREVCVKIERIGQPEDRPFSCRVGELMVLDVASLQVPPDRIHGVCIDDVVWLRGAGTSLLNATLRWDYPGNLVRHFKVYWRQLRGPHPSIPPGQLVLVGRSYSNLFRVTELRVPEPPGLLELVVEPVIKMGFPVPESHWGRRSLSYTKDSSK